A window of Deltaproteobacteria bacterium genomic DNA:
CGCGCCGCAGGGATCCCCGCTCGCGGGCAGCTTCGACGCAAGCGCGCTGCTGGTGTGCTCGCCCGGCACGCTGCGCCCCGTCGACTTCGCGACGCCGGGGCCGGCGGGCGGCGACATCTCCGCGTGCGAGGAGATCGCCCTCCTCGAAGCGCCAGGGCTCGCGGGCTATGACGCGCGCTTCACCGCGCGCGGCCTGACCGCTGAGCTCGCCGCGGTGGGTCTCGCGCACAAGCGCGTGAGCGTCGTACCCGTGGCGTGGCCCGCGGGCGTTCTCGACGAAAGCCCCGCGCGCGTCGCGGCGCGGCTCGATGCGCCCGCGGCTGGCGACGCGCTCGCGCAGGCGCTGCGCGGCCTCGGCGGCGCGGGCCGCGTGCTGCTCGCGCCGCCGGTGCTCGGCATCGCGCGCACCGAGGCGCTCGTTGCGCAGCTTTGCTCCGCGGCGGGCGGCGCAGTCGCCGAAGTGCTCTCGTTCCCGCCGCACGCGCTGGCGGGCTTTAGGTTCGAGCGCGCGCTGCGCGCCGCGGTGAGCGCAAGCGGCGCGCGAGTCGTACCGGGCCGCGTGCGCGCATTGCGCGCCGGAAGCGCGGGCGCCGCGCACGAGCTCGAAGTCGAGGTGTTCGGGGCGGGCGCGGAGATGCTCGGCGCGCGCGCCGTGGTGCTCGCGACGGGGCGCTTCACCGCGGGCGGGCTCACGGCGAGCGGCGGCGAAGTGCGGGAGCCGCTGCTCGGCCTCGCGCTGCACGACGCCGAAGGGCGCCGCA
This region includes:
- a CDS encoding FAD-binding protein — translated: MTIAVIGGGLAGAAATLALADAGADVVQIAGPPGATALGSGAFDLASASPGVPWLAARDALRGSPLTALDRIALSLREAPSHPYARLFGGDVAAAQSAAREAVARLTRWLAPQGSPLAGSFDASALLVCSPGTLRPVDFATPGPAGGDISACEEIALLEAPGLAGYDARFTARGLTAELAAVGLAHKRVSVVPVAWPAGVLDESPARVAARLDAPAAGDALAQALRGLGGAGRVLLAPPVLGIARTEALVAQLCSAAGGAVAEVLSFPPHALAGFRFERALRAAVSASGARVVPGRVRALRAGSAGAAHELEVEVFGAGAEMLGARAVVLATGRFTAGGLTASGGEVREPLLGLALHDAEGRRIDGIPPHRSVRKGYATWQPLYNAGVRVDASLRPLKPAGGPAAERTFCAGELIGGFDPARERTGMGVALITGLAAAARAIDAAGVKS